The following proteins are encoded in a genomic region of Sorangiineae bacterium MSr12523:
- a CDS encoding GNAT family N-acetyltransferase encodes MSQPPIVFRRARREDVPAIVALLEDDAITVSRYRADDSPADYEQAFDAIDRDPRNWLVVAEEAGAIIGTLQITYIPSLSRRASERAQIESVRIRSDLRSRGLGRQMMEWAIERAKERGCRLVQLTTDKRRTDAHRFYAKMGFESTHEGMKLRIPT; translated from the coding sequence ATGAGCCAACCCCCCATCGTATTTCGTCGTGCCCGGCGCGAAGACGTGCCGGCCATCGTGGCGCTTCTCGAAGATGACGCCATCACGGTCTCCCGCTACCGAGCCGACGACAGCCCCGCCGATTACGAGCAAGCCTTCGATGCGATCGATCGCGATCCGCGCAACTGGCTCGTGGTGGCCGAAGAGGCGGGGGCCATCATCGGAACGTTGCAGATTACATACATTCCGTCCCTGAGCCGCCGGGCGAGCGAGCGGGCCCAGATCGAGAGTGTGCGCATCCGCAGCGATCTACGCAGCCGCGGTCTCGGGCGGCAGATGATGGAGTGGGCCATCGAACGCGCAAAGGAGCGCGGCTGTCGTTTGGTGCAGTTGACCACCGACAAGCGACGAACCGACGCGCACCGCTTTTACGCGAAAATGGGTTTCGAGAGCACGCACGAGGGGATGAAATTGCGTATCCCTACCTAG
- a CDS encoding alpha/beta fold hydrolase, protein MDISIHGINLHWDERGNGAPWLLLHGYGGSNQDWQHLFDLDELAQGRRLVMPDARGHGKSTDPEKAFSFRQCARDVRALLDHLRIERVRAVGVSLGAKTLLHVATRWPELVEAMVLVSPAPYLPENVRAVTGTPHDDLSFTPPHLATISARTLIVYGDRDPYYPVEMAVQLYRAIPRSQLWVLPNGEHTPVFGEWRADFERTTRAFLG, encoded by the coding sequence ATGGACATTTCGATTCATGGCATCAACCTGCATTGGGACGAGCGTGGGAATGGGGCGCCGTGGCTCTTGCTCCATGGGTACGGGGGGTCGAATCAGGATTGGCAGCATCTGTTCGATTTGGACGAGCTGGCCCAGGGGCGCCGGCTGGTCATGCCCGATGCGCGGGGACATGGGAAATCGACGGATCCGGAGAAGGCGTTCTCGTTTCGGCAGTGCGCACGCGACGTGCGTGCGCTGCTCGATCACCTCCGGATCGAACGCGTTCGCGCGGTGGGGGTGAGCCTCGGGGCGAAGACGCTCCTTCACGTGGCGACACGATGGCCCGAGCTCGTGGAGGCCATGGTGCTCGTGTCGCCGGCACCGTATCTACCGGAAAATGTGCGCGCGGTGACCGGCACACCGCACGACGATTTGAGCTTCACGCCGCCGCACCTGGCAACGATTTCCGCGCGCACGTTGATTGTCTACGGCGATCGCGATCCGTATTACCCGGTGGAAATGGCCGTGCAGCTTTATCGAGCCATTCCGCGCTCGCAGCTTTGGGTGCTCCCCAATGGCGAACACACGCCGGTGTTCGGCGAATGGCGCGCCGACTTCGAGCGCACGACGCGCGCGTTCTTGGGGTGA
- a CDS encoding molybdopterin-dependent oxidoreductase, with amino-acid sequence MADTRLHTCMLCEAVCGVAVGIEDGRVLSIRGDDDDPFSRGHICPKAAAIGDVSSDPDRIREPMRRVGDRWETISWEAALSEAAERLAAVQKEHGRSAVGLYLGNPNVHSYGATLGAIYFGKALGTRARFSATSVDQLPQMLAALEMFGHQLAFSVPDVDRTEHMLILGANPLASNGSLMTAPGIKKRLEAIRARGGRFIVIDPRRTETAQIADEHHFIRPGSDAFLLLGILHTIFAESLERTWRQNYPMEGWDDLRRVAAAFPPERVAARTGIAAETIRTLARDFAKAEHAVCYGRIGVCTQEFGALAAWLVVALNAVTGNLDREGGAMFTTPAVDIVSLGSKLGQRGHFGVWKSRVRGLPEFGGELPAVTMAEEMETPGKGQIRALVTVAGNPVLSTPNGARLDRALSKLDYMVSIDIYRNETTRHANLILPTTFGLERDHYDVALYGLAVRNAARYVEAAIAPPPGVRSDWDVLFGLALALYGKGGGKRDRKFNLMMRGLKALGPKRVLDALLRIGPHRLSLAKLKKAPHGIDLGPLEPRLARLMRGHSVKLAPSLFLEDIPRLEAALARPEPSGLVLIGRRHLRSNNSWMHNSLRLVKGKDGCTLFMHPEDAKSRGLKTGDRVVAGSQRGRVETTVEVTDAISRGVVSLPHGWGHGRRGTALSVASRHAGVSINDLTDEAEFDALSGTASLSGVPVTVERAAEKELLTAAPAE; translated from the coding sequence ATGGCCGACACACGACTTCATACGTGCATGCTCTGCGAGGCAGTCTGCGGCGTAGCGGTGGGCATCGAGGACGGACGCGTCCTTTCCATTCGCGGCGACGATGACGACCCCTTCAGCCGCGGCCACATCTGCCCCAAGGCCGCCGCCATCGGCGACGTATCGAGCGATCCGGATCGCATTCGCGAGCCCATGCGGCGTGTGGGCGATCGCTGGGAGACCATTTCCTGGGAGGCCGCGCTTTCCGAAGCGGCCGAGCGCCTGGCCGCCGTGCAAAAGGAGCATGGCCGCAGTGCCGTAGGGCTCTACCTCGGCAACCCCAACGTGCACAGCTATGGAGCCACGTTGGGGGCCATCTACTTCGGAAAAGCGCTGGGCACGCGGGCGCGTTTTTCGGCTACCTCCGTCGACCAGCTGCCGCAAATGCTGGCGGCACTGGAGATGTTCGGGCACCAGCTCGCCTTTTCGGTTCCGGACGTCGACCGCACCGAGCACATGTTGATCCTCGGTGCCAACCCGCTCGCCTCCAACGGCAGCCTCATGACCGCGCCCGGTATCAAGAAGCGCCTCGAGGCGATCCGCGCGCGCGGTGGCCGCTTCATCGTCATCGATCCGCGCCGCACCGAGACCGCGCAGATTGCCGACGAGCACCACTTCATTCGCCCCGGCAGCGATGCATTTTTGCTTCTCGGTATTCTGCATACGATTTTCGCCGAGTCGCTGGAGCGCACCTGGCGCCAGAACTATCCCATGGAAGGCTGGGACGACCTTCGGCGAGTGGCTGCGGCGTTCCCGCCCGAGCGCGTCGCCGCACGCACCGGCATCGCTGCGGAGACCATCCGCACGCTCGCGCGCGACTTCGCCAAGGCCGAGCACGCCGTGTGTTATGGCCGCATCGGCGTGTGCACGCAGGAGTTTGGCGCGCTCGCGGCATGGCTCGTGGTCGCGCTCAACGCGGTCACCGGCAACCTGGATCGCGAGGGTGGGGCGATGTTCACCACGCCCGCGGTCGACATCGTCTCACTCGGCAGCAAGCTCGGACAGAGGGGGCACTTCGGGGTATGGAAAAGCCGGGTGCGCGGCCTCCCCGAGTTCGGCGGCGAGCTCCCCGCGGTCACCATGGCCGAGGAGATGGAGACGCCGGGCAAGGGCCAGATCCGGGCCCTCGTCACCGTCGCGGGCAATCCCGTGCTCTCCACGCCCAACGGCGCACGCTTGGATCGCGCGCTCTCGAAGCTCGATTACATGGTGTCGATCGACATCTACCGCAACGAGACCACGCGCCACGCAAACTTGATCCTTCCCACGACGTTCGGCCTCGAGCGCGATCACTACGACGTCGCGCTCTATGGCCTCGCCGTACGCAACGCCGCCCGCTACGTCGAGGCCGCGATTGCGCCGCCGCCGGGCGTGCGCTCGGATTGGGACGTGCTCTTCGGCCTGGCATTGGCCCTCTATGGAAAGGGCGGCGGCAAGCGCGATCGCAAGTTCAACCTGATGATGCGCGGTCTCAAGGCGTTGGGGCCCAAGCGCGTGCTCGATGCGCTTCTTCGCATCGGCCCGCACCGCCTCTCGCTGGCCAAGTTGAAGAAGGCGCCGCACGGCATCGACCTCGGGCCCCTCGAGCCGCGTCTCGCGCGCTTGATGCGCGGTCACTCCGTGAAGCTCGCGCCCAGCCTTTTCCTCGAAGATATCCCGCGCCTCGAGGCCGCGCTCGCGCGGCCGGAGCCCTCGGGCCTCGTGCTCATCGGTCGCCGTCACCTCCGCAGCAACAACTCGTGGATGCACAACAGCCTTCGCCTGGTGAAGGGCAAAGACGGCTGCACCCTCTTCATGCACCCCGAGGACGCGAAGTCGCGCGGCCTCAAGACGGGCGACCGCGTGGTGGCCGGCTCGCAGCGCGGTCGCGTGGAGACCACGGTGGAAGTCACCGACGCCATCTCGCGCGGCGTCGTCAGCCTCCCCCATGGCTGGGGCCATGGTCGCCGAGGCACCGCATTGAGCGTGGCCAGCCGCCACGCAGGTGTGAGCATCAACGATCTGACCGACGAAGCCGAATTCGACGCGCTCTCCGGCACGGCGAGCCTCAGCGGCGTCCCCGTCACCGTCGAACGCGCCGCCGAGAAGGAATTGCTCACCGCCGCCCCGGCGGAGTGA
- a CDS encoding cupin-like domain-containing protein, with protein sequence MVPRFSAVPKITNPSAREFHSDYVAQGNPVLIACGERWKAHATWSPEYFARIAPNLSVPVKEYRAAGIHQSKWTFAAYADFLRSVEGETHSRHTVLPYCHDIPIFTWLPELLPDVSPFPVEYLPAYYRSEWWRYVQFFMGPAHSLTPLHFDTLLTHNLFFQIYGSKRFTIYAPSDARYCRRRGWRWFDFDPEHPDYERIPESRRAIPHEVIVGPGDVLYLPPGTLHHVRGLGTSISFNIDFHTRASALKSLLGPLRGMPRESLYYNALITLGVAFGAPEPWVFRRYKPYLSYVV encoded by the coding sequence ATGGTTCCACGTTTTTCTGCCGTTCCGAAGATCACGAATCCAAGCGCCCGCGAGTTTCACTCCGATTACGTAGCCCAAGGCAACCCTGTGTTGATCGCATGCGGCGAGCGCTGGAAAGCACATGCGACATGGTCGCCGGAGTACTTCGCACGGATCGCGCCAAATCTGTCCGTGCCGGTGAAGGAGTATCGCGCTGCGGGTATTCATCAATCAAAATGGACATTTGCGGCGTATGCCGATTTTCTGCGCAGCGTCGAAGGTGAAACTCATTCTCGCCACACCGTTCTTCCGTATTGCCACGATATTCCTATATTTACGTGGCTGCCGGAGCTTCTGCCGGACGTATCTCCATTTCCGGTGGAGTATCTGCCCGCGTATTATCGGTCGGAATGGTGGCGCTACGTCCAATTCTTCATGGGCCCGGCGCACAGCCTTACGCCTCTGCATTTCGACACGCTGTTGACACACAATCTTTTCTTCCAGATCTACGGAAGCAAACGATTCACCATTTATGCACCATCCGATGCTCGTTACTGCCGCCGTCGCGGCTGGCGGTGGTTCGACTTCGATCCCGAGCACCCCGACTACGAACGGATCCCCGAGAGCCGGCGCGCCATCCCGCACGAGGTCATCGTGGGCCCGGGCGATGTCTTGTACCTGCCCCCGGGGACCCTGCATCATGTGCGCGGGCTGGGGACGAGCATCTCCTTCAACATCGATTTCCACACGCGCGCGAGTGCCCTCAAAAGCTTACTCGGCCCATTGCGTGGCATGCCGCGCGAGAGCCTCTATTACAACGCGCTCATCACCCTTGGCGTCGCCTTCGGCGCACCCGAGCCATGGGTCTTTCGCAGGTACAAGCCGTATCTCAGTTATGTCGTGTAA
- a CDS encoding SDR family oxidoreductase translates to MTRWALVIGASSGMGRATALKLAADGYDILGVHLDRRAALPRIEALRAEIEGMGRRTVLFNSNISASTNRKAVLDHIRETVAATEGISVLVHSVAFGVTKPLLGPGSATEEDLTITCGVMGHDLVHWVRGLLERNLFESPGRIFAMTSEGDRRAWPSYGPVAAAKCVLEAHTRQLAVELAARKITVNCILAGVTDTPALRVIPGHDELAAAALRRNPHGRLTTPEDVANVVSLLCDSRAAWITGSVVSCDGGESVAG, encoded by the coding sequence ATGACACGATGGGCATTGGTCATTGGTGCCTCGTCCGGCATGGGCCGCGCGACGGCGCTGAAGTTGGCCGCGGATGGCTACGATATCTTGGGAGTCCACCTCGATCGACGGGCTGCTCTGCCGCGTATCGAGGCGCTTCGCGCGGAAATCGAGGGCATGGGAAGGAGGACCGTTCTTTTCAATTCGAACATCTCCGCATCGACCAACCGTAAGGCCGTCCTCGATCACATCCGAGAAACGGTGGCAGCAACGGAGGGTATTTCCGTGTTGGTGCACTCGGTCGCCTTCGGGGTCACCAAGCCTCTCTTGGGGCCGGGCAGCGCGACCGAAGAAGACCTCACCATCACCTGCGGTGTGATGGGCCATGACTTGGTGCATTGGGTTCGCGGCTTGCTAGAGAGGAATCTCTTCGAATCACCAGGTCGCATTTTTGCGATGACCAGCGAGGGTGACCGCCGCGCGTGGCCCTCATATGGTCCCGTCGCCGCGGCGAAATGCGTGCTCGAAGCCCACACACGCCAATTGGCGGTCGAGCTTGCGGCGCGGAAGATCACCGTCAATTGCATTTTGGCCGGGGTGACGGACACCCCTGCCCTGCGCGTCATTCCCGGGCACGACGAGCTTGCCGCGGCGGCCCTGCGGCGCAACCCGCATGGAAGGCTCACCACCCCGGAGGACGTGGCCAATGTCGTGTCGTTGCTATGCGATTCACGGGCAGCATGGATCACCGGCTCGGTGGTCAGTTGTGACGGCGGCGAAAGCGTCGCCGGTTGA
- a CDS encoding acyl carrier protein — MQTNETLNEVIAIISKFAERREAIERVDSSTRILDDLGVSSLNFIDMVLEFEEKFNVSISDEELKGISTIGDAVNAIASAQGR, encoded by the coding sequence ATGCAGACCAACGAAACCTTGAACGAAGTCATCGCGATCATCAGCAAATTCGCCGAGCGCCGCGAGGCCATCGAGCGCGTGGATTCTTCGACCCGCATTCTGGACGATCTCGGCGTCTCCAGTCTGAACTTCATCGACATGGTGTTGGAATTCGAGGAGAAGTTCAACGTATCGATCTCCGACGAGGAGCTGAAAGGCATCAGCACCATCGGCGATGCCGTGAATGCCATTGCCTCGGCCCAGGGTCGATGA
- a CDS encoding beta-ketoacyl-[acyl-carrier-protein] synthase family protein: MMRAEDLRPDDVVVTGRGVVCPIGNTVEEIVAPLREGRSGVEYDTEFEAHGFRSRVSGRIRGLDGAAYFSETQLLSMSRASLYSSVAAVQAVREARLEPRDLEREASGIVLGSGIGGLGTNYRMYDILREQKSPRRVGSHGVDTTMSSTCAANASVLFRTQGVGEALSSACATGLHCIGYAYRLIRHGYQDTVIAGAADEDGWATAFAFDAMRVLCADSNDRPWRASRPLDASRSGFVASGGAGVVVLEKYARAKQRGARPLARIRGYWSSTDGSGDMTAPSPSGQQRLLRAALRNAEMQAGDIDYVNLHGTATPTGDTTEVSALVQVLGNRGYGVSSSKSQIGHALGAAGAIEFIFCLSMLEHGFMAPSINIERLDPSLKDYEHLVVTRTVERPLRCIMSNNFGFGSTNGSIIVEGIA; this comes from the coding sequence ATGATGCGAGCCGAGGACCTGCGACCGGACGACGTCGTGGTCACGGGCCGCGGCGTGGTATGCCCCATCGGCAACACCGTCGAGGAAATCGTCGCGCCGCTGCGCGAAGGGCGCTCCGGCGTGGAATACGATACGGAATTCGAAGCACACGGCTTCCGAAGCCGCGTCTCCGGACGCATCCGCGGCTTGGATGGCGCGGCGTATTTTTCCGAGACGCAGCTTTTGTCGATGTCGCGCGCGTCGCTCTATTCCAGCGTGGCGGCCGTGCAGGCCGTGCGTGAGGCACGCCTCGAGCCGCGGGATCTCGAACGGGAAGCTTCGGGCATCGTATTGGGCTCGGGCATCGGTGGGCTGGGCACCAATTACCGAATGTACGACATTCTGCGGGAGCAGAAATCGCCACGGCGGGTCGGCAGCCACGGAGTGGACACGACCATGTCGTCCACGTGTGCGGCCAATGCGAGCGTGCTCTTTCGGACGCAAGGGGTCGGCGAGGCGCTTTCGTCGGCGTGCGCGACGGGACTGCATTGCATTGGGTACGCATATCGACTCATCCGACATGGATACCAAGACACGGTGATTGCTGGGGCGGCCGACGAGGATGGGTGGGCCACGGCCTTCGCCTTCGATGCCATGCGCGTTCTCTGCGCGGACTCCAATGATCGGCCCTGGCGGGCATCGCGGCCTTTGGACGCATCGCGCTCGGGTTTCGTGGCCTCGGGCGGCGCGGGGGTGGTCGTGCTCGAAAAATACGCGCGCGCCAAGCAGCGAGGCGCGCGGCCGCTGGCGCGCATCCGCGGGTACTGGAGCTCCACCGACGGCTCGGGCGATATGACGGCGCCCTCGCCCAGCGGGCAGCAACGATTGCTTCGCGCGGCCTTGCGCAATGCAGAAATGCAAGCCGGGGACATCGATTACGTCAACCTGCATGGAACGGCAACGCCAACGGGGGATACCACGGAGGTCAGCGCACTGGTGCAGGTACTGGGCAATCGCGGATACGGCGTTTCGTCGTCCAAGTCGCAAATTGGTCACGCTCTGGGGGCGGCGGGCGCCATCGAGTTCATCTTTTGCTTGAGCATGCTGGAGCATGGCTTCATGGCCCCTTCGATCAACATCGAGCGCCTCGATCCTTCGTTGAAGGATTACGAGCACCTCGTGGTGACCCGCACCGTCGAGCGGCCGTTGCGGTGCATCATGAGCAACAATTTCGGATTCGGGAGCACCAACGGCTCCATCATCGTGGAGGGAATCGCGTGA
- a CDS encoding AMP-binding protein, whose amino-acid sequence MTSPVLDSLLAPLKGRGAARRITFVAESGHDSSTSYADLMQLALARCAALRELDVHEHDLVMLAYPSSEEYLGLLLGCILAGVVPCTMPLPGKRLLDTTHNVIDVACRLYRPKVLFTTDGCVEAVQPLSGELGMRVVGSTGVLAASAAGKPPRLTEKTLEAPHHVQLTSGSVAHPKAAVLSHRNVLDNVRGIARALDYDSEVDRTVLWLPLYHDMGLITLLSTLHHQSELTLMQPGSFIRNPLGWLKRMASSGSSTTVAPTFALRYCLRRFNAERMQGVDLSRCRHLVVGAERVDEETLHEFARTFAPYGFRGAALQPCYGMAETTLAATMQRVTELPHPAPPAEALYFARSDAQAQGAVSVGKPLAGMEVAIRDERGHSLGERATGEVFLRGTSVMLGYLPTRTAQAPAVVDPGGWLATGDIGYVADGHLFILGRKKEIIIIRGLNYFPQEIEEAIADHPIISKDGCAAVGVHDEAKGTENLVLLIEAPAGDVSPTARAELQALLLQRIGFAAHDLVFVQPGALPRTTSGKLQRLKCRELLAAGRAA is encoded by the coding sequence GTGACGTCGCCCGTGCTCGATAGCCTTCTTGCGCCGCTGAAAGGACGCGGGGCGGCGCGCCGGATCACGTTCGTCGCCGAATCGGGCCACGACAGCTCGACGTCGTATGCGGACTTGATGCAGCTCGCGCTGGCGCGGTGCGCGGCGTTGAGGGAGCTCGACGTGCACGAGCACGATCTGGTCATGCTGGCGTACCCGTCGTCCGAGGAGTACCTGGGGCTGCTCCTGGGGTGCATTCTCGCCGGCGTGGTGCCGTGCACGATGCCGCTGCCGGGCAAACGCCTGCTCGATACGACCCACAACGTGATCGACGTGGCATGCCGTCTTTACCGACCCAAGGTGCTGTTCACCACGGATGGCTGCGTCGAGGCGGTGCAGCCGCTGTCGGGCGAGCTCGGAATGCGCGTGGTGGGCAGCACGGGTGTACTCGCGGCTTCGGCAGCAGGAAAGCCACCGCGTTTGACGGAAAAGACACTCGAGGCTCCGCACCACGTGCAATTGACCTCGGGATCGGTCGCGCACCCCAAGGCGGCGGTGCTCAGCCATCGCAATGTCCTCGACAACGTGCGCGGCATTGCTCGGGCGCTCGATTACGATTCGGAGGTCGACCGCACCGTATTGTGGCTGCCGCTCTACCACGATATGGGGCTCATTACGCTGCTCTCCACCTTGCATCATCAATCGGAGCTCACATTGATGCAGCCGGGAAGCTTCATTCGCAATCCGCTCGGCTGGCTGAAACGCATGGCCTCCAGCGGCTCGAGCACCACCGTCGCTCCGACGTTCGCGCTGCGCTATTGCCTTCGCCGCTTCAACGCGGAGCGGATGCAGGGCGTCGATTTGAGTCGGTGCCGGCATCTCGTCGTGGGTGCCGAGCGCGTCGACGAGGAGACCTTGCACGAGTTCGCGCGGACCTTCGCTCCGTATGGCTTTCGCGGGGCCGCATTGCAACCGTGCTACGGCATGGCCGAGACCACCCTTGCGGCCACCATGCAACGCGTGACGGAGCTGCCCCACCCCGCGCCGCCGGCCGAGGCTCTGTACTTCGCGCGAAGCGACGCGCAGGCACAAGGTGCGGTGTCCGTCGGCAAGCCGCTCGCGGGGATGGAAGTGGCCATTCGCGACGAACGAGGGCATTCGCTGGGCGAGCGGGCCACGGGGGAGGTTTTCCTTCGGGGCACGTCGGTCATGTTGGGGTATCTGCCGACGCGAACCGCGCAGGCCCCCGCGGTCGTCGACCCGGGCGGCTGGCTGGCCACGGGTGACATTGGCTACGTCGCCGACGGACACCTGTTCATTCTGGGGCGTAAGAAGGAGATCATCATCATTCGCGGATTGAATTACTTTCCGCAGGAAATCGAAGAAGCCATTGCCGATCATCCCATCATTTCCAAGGATGGGTGCGCGGCCGTGGGGGTGCACGACGAGGCAAAGGGCACGGAGAACCTCGTTTTGCTGATCGAGGCCCCCGCCGGAGACGTCTCCCCGACCGCGCGTGCGGAATTGCAGGCGCTCTTGCTCCAGCGCATCGGGTTTGCCGCGCACGACCTGGTGTTCGTGCAACCGGGCGCGCTGCCCCGCACGACCAGCGGCAAATTGCAAAGGCTCAAATGCCGTGAACTGCTCGCGGCCGGGAGGGCGGCATGA
- a CDS encoding acyl carrier protein has product MSSTTPANALEILSREIAKILSVDSVDTNVGIGELGIDSMNVVELIVFCEQLYGSIDPETLNITQYTTLENLDQQLRAQQAAEQDVA; this is encoded by the coding sequence ATGTCCAGCACCACGCCTGCCAACGCGCTCGAAATTCTCAGCCGCGAGATCGCCAAGATCCTCAGCGTCGACTCCGTCGATACCAACGTTGGTATCGGCGAGTTGGGCATCGATTCGATGAACGTCGTCGAGCTGATCGTCTTTTGCGAGCAGCTTTATGGGTCCATCGATCCGGAGACGCTCAACATTACGCAATACACGACGCTGGAAAATCTGGACCAGCAGCTTCGCGCGCAGCAAGCCGCCGAGCAGGACGTCGCCTAG
- a CDS encoding ferritin-like domain-containing protein codes for MDMERAAPETGIRWTMPVDAFMSDDYECHESRLNKLYEKAKGAQWDVATDVDWKSELDPDNPLGMPDPTLLIYGSELWERLDTKGRKEVRHHAQGWMLSQILHGEQAALICASKLASAEDSLSARLCAAVQVADEARHVEAYAKLVNEKLTVSYPMSQSLKGLLENTISSSALDITNLGMQVLVEGIALSIFQNVVAYSKDPFIKDLFTRIHRDEARHFAVGRITLTRIYSEMSSTELKEREEFVSEGARVLYDHLCADDIWSPMGFAKEACSAMVRESRVASSIRRAIFRRLVPTIRELGLLTPRVRDTFEKLDVIDYEAMPLAGGEP; via the coding sequence ATGGATATGGAACGAGCTGCACCCGAAACGGGCATCCGGTGGACCATGCCGGTCGATGCCTTCATGTCGGACGATTACGAATGCCACGAGAGCCGGCTGAACAAACTTTACGAGAAGGCCAAGGGTGCCCAGTGGGACGTGGCCACGGACGTCGATTGGAAGAGCGAGCTCGATCCGGACAATCCATTGGGCATGCCCGATCCCACGTTGCTCATTTACGGCTCCGAGCTGTGGGAGCGCCTGGACACCAAGGGCCGCAAGGAGGTACGGCACCATGCGCAGGGCTGGATGCTCTCGCAGATCCTTCACGGCGAACAAGCCGCGCTGATCTGCGCCTCGAAGCTCGCCAGCGCCGAGGATAGTCTGAGCGCGCGTCTGTGCGCCGCCGTACAGGTAGCGGACGAGGCGCGGCACGTGGAGGCATATGCAAAGCTGGTCAATGAAAAGCTGACTGTGAGCTATCCCATGAGCCAGTCGTTGAAGGGGCTGCTCGAAAATACGATATCGAGCAGCGCCCTCGACATCACCAACCTGGGTATGCAAGTGCTCGTGGAGGGAATCGCGCTGTCGATTTTTCAGAACGTGGTCGCGTACAGCAAGGATCCCTTCATCAAGGATCTCTTTACGCGCATTCACCGCGACGAGGCGCGGCACTTTGCCGTGGGACGCATCACGCTGACGCGCATTTACTCGGAAATGAGCTCGACGGAACTCAAAGAGCGCGAGGAGTTCGTCAGCGAGGGCGCGCGCGTGTTGTACGACCATTTGTGCGCGGACGACATTTGGTCGCCGATGGGCTTTGCGAAAGAAGCGTGCAGCGCCATGGTGCGCGAGTCGCGCGTGGCCAGCTCGATTCGCCGGGCCATCTTCCGGCGCCTGGTGCCCACGATCCGCGAATTGGGGCTTCTGACACCGCGCGTGCGCGACACCTTCGAGAAACTGGACGTCATCGATTACGAGGCGATGCCGTTGGCCGGTGGTGAGCCATGA